The Collibacillus ludicampi region GGTTGCTAGGAATTCCAACGGTGCTGGACCGCTTGATCCAGCAGGCTCTTCTACAAGTCTTAACCCCGATCTTTGATCCCACGTTCTCGTCGCAGAGCTACGGCTTTCGCCCAGGGCGCAAAGCGCATATGGCCGTGAAACAAGCCCAGTCCTACATACGAGAAGGATACCGATATGTAGTAGACATGGACTTAGAGAAGTTCTTTGATCGAGTGAACCACGACATCCTTATGGCGAAGCTTGCGAGAAAGATCATGGACAAACGCATTCTACGACTGATTCGTCGTTACCTACAGGCGGGAGTGATGATCAACGGATGTTGTGTAGCGACCGAAGAGGGAACGCCGCAAGGCGGCCCATTAAGTCCGCTCCTCGCGAATGTCATGCTGGATGAACTTGATAAAGAACTGACAAAAAGAGGCCATCGATTTGTGCGCTACGCTGATGATTGTGCGCCACGAAGGCGTAGAGCTAGTTGAAAGCTCGAAGGCCATGCTTAATCGAAGATGAGGGTGGGCCCCTCGGAGCCGCCATGCAGGTGGAGGCTTCAAACCACCGTAAGCTGCTATGGTCAAAAGCCATGGTAGTGAGCGTTACGGAAAAGGCGTAGCATGACTTCGTCAGGTGTGTGCCAATGGAGACGAACACAAGTGAACCACTGATAAAGTGTCGAAAGCGTAAGGATGTCATCAAAACCGGGAGGGAGTCGTTAGCCCGGGATAAGTCTGGAGGATACCTGCTTACTGTCCAGATGGTGGCCGACATGGAGGTGGCGTGAACGTGGCACAGGCTTCGATTAGGAACGTGGGAACCTGCATTTCGATGTTAAGGGAAAACTCCAAGTGGAAGAAACGCAAGGACGAAAGTACCAATGCGATATGCAGGGGCGGAACAACCCGTAGTAGTCATGAAACTTCGTAATGGAAGCGGAGCGAAGGGGTTGTGTTATCCAGTTTTGAACAGTGGTCAACCGCAAGGGAGGAGCCAATGAGCAAAACAAAGTCTTACGAAATCTCCAAACATGTAGTACTCGAAGCGTTCCAAAGAGTAAAAGCCAACGGAGGAGCAGCCGGAGTAGACAACGTCAGCCTGGAGAAGTTCGAGTCAAATCTGAAAAATAACCTTTATAAGATTTGGAACAGAATGTCGTCCGGGAGCTACTTTCCACCCCCCGGTGAAGGCGGTAGAAATACCCAAGAAAACGGGAGGTACGCGCATTCTCGGAATACCCACTGTGGCGGACCGAGTAGCGCAAATGGTCGTTAAAATCCATTTCGAGCCGAAGGTGGAGCCACACTTTCACCCGGATTCCTATGGATATCGACCAGGAAAGTCGGCAGCAGATGCACTTGCAGTTACTCGAAAAAGATGTTGGAAGTATGATTGGGTGTTAGAATTTGACATCAAGGGGTTGTTCGACAACATTGACCACGAACTATTGATGAAGGCCGTCCGCAAACACACGGACAATCCATGGGTGATTCTCTACATTGAGAGATGGCTAAAGGCACCATTTGAGATGCCAGATGGAACCGTTGTGGAGCGGACAAAGGGCACACCGCAAGGCGGTGTAATAAGTCCTGTACTTGCAAATCTGTTTCTTCACTATGCGTTTGACAAATGGATGCGAAGATTAAGAATGTGCCTGCTAAAACAATGGAAGGAACCGAAGACAAGAAGAAGGAATCTGATTGCCCTAGGAATCCCAGAGGAGCAAGCGGTTCTGATAAGCGGATCACGAAAAGGTTACTGGAGACTCTCCAGGACACCGCAATTAAATAAAGCCCTTGGCCTCACCTATTGGCGGAAACAAGGACTTACAAGCTTAGTCGATAGACTTGACATACTTCGTTCCACAACATGAACCGCCGTATACCGAACGGTACGTACGGTGGTGTGAGGAGACGGGGGCTAGCCGCCCCCTCTTACTCGATTCCTATGGTCGTATTGCGCTCTCAGGCGCTTGATATCCTTTTTAGGTGAATAACCAAACATGCGGGAATATTCACGGCTGAATTGTGATGGACTTTCATAGCCTACCCGGAATGCGACA contains the following coding sequences:
- a CDS encoding reverse transcriptase domain-containing protein, which gives rise to MADRVAQMVVKIHFEPKVEPHFHPDSYGYRPGKSAADALAVTRKRCWKYDWVLEFDIKGLFDNIDHELLMKAVRKHTDNPWVILYIERWLKAPFEMPDGTVVERTKGTPQGGVISPVLANLFLHYAFDKWMRRLRMCLLKQWKEPKTRRRNLIALGIPEEQAVLISGSRKGYWRLSRTPQLNKALGLTYWRKQGLTSLVDRLDILRSTT